In a single window of the Frondihabitans peucedani genome:
- a CDS encoding SDR family oxidoreductase yields the protein MRIVIAGGHGKIALLLERLLSDAGHDPVGIVRNPDHTADLEQAGARALVLDLESTDVDTLAGHLDGADAVVFAAGGGSASGAERKLTIDRDGAILLADAAEKAGVSRYVLISAMHTDEFDASRAELPAEGDDVFQVYLRAKSEADADLRGRDALDWTIVRPGGLTDDPATGLVAVGARLETGTIPRADVASIVATALLEGVAVKTQFEVVSGELEISDALTAIRY from the coding sequence ATGAGAATCGTCATCGCCGGGGGCCACGGCAAGATCGCCCTGCTCCTCGAACGCCTGCTGTCCGATGCTGGTCACGACCCCGTGGGCATCGTCCGCAACCCCGATCACACCGCCGACCTCGAGCAGGCCGGTGCTCGCGCCCTCGTCCTCGACCTCGAGAGCACCGACGTCGACACCCTCGCCGGGCACCTCGACGGGGCCGACGCCGTCGTGTTCGCGGCGGGCGGCGGCAGTGCCAGTGGCGCCGAGCGCAAGCTGACCATCGACCGGGACGGCGCGATCCTGCTCGCCGACGCCGCCGAGAAGGCCGGCGTCTCGCGGTACGTGCTGATCTCGGCGATGCACACCGACGAGTTCGACGCGTCGCGCGCCGAGCTCCCGGCCGAGGGCGACGACGTGTTCCAGGTGTACCTGCGGGCGAAGAGCGAGGCCGACGCCGACCTGCGCGGCCGGGACGCGCTCGACTGGACGATCGTCCGTCCGGGCGGCCTCACCGACGATCCTGCGACGGGCCTGGTCGCGGTCGGCGCCCGACTCGAGACCGGCACGATCCCGCGCGCCGATGTGGCGTCGATCGTGGCGACGGCCCTGCTCGAGGGCGTCGCCGTGAAGACGCAGTTCGAGGTGGTCTCGGGCGAGCTCGAGATCAGCGACGCGCTGACGGCGATCCGCTACTGA
- a CDS encoding acetate kinase yields MSAVLVVNSGSSSFKYQLIELEGEKTLASGLVERIGEETGATKHRNALTGDETSNDSEPIADHAAGFAAMLKAFEQHGPSFDEHPLLAVGHRVVHGGSEFDRATIVDDAVEEAIERLSALAPLHNPANLEGIRAAKEAFPDVAQVAVFDTAFHQTLTPAAYTYAIDDELAKKHQVRRYGFHGTSHKYVSQAAADFLDTPLAELKMIVLHIGNGASATAIEGGRSIETSMGLTPLEGLVMGTRSGDVDPAVVFHLHREAGLSFDEIETMLNKRSGLLGLTGNGDMRDVQDAASRGDQVAEAALAVYRHRMRHYVGAYAAQLGGLDAIVFTAGVGENNALLRRRTLLGLEFLGVTIDDDRNELASREARYISKEGAPVSVLVVPTDEELEIARQAAELV; encoded by the coding sequence GTGAGCGCCGTCCTCGTCGTCAACTCCGGCTCGTCGTCGTTCAAGTACCAGCTCATCGAGCTCGAGGGCGAGAAGACGCTCGCCTCCGGGCTCGTCGAGCGCATCGGCGAGGAGACCGGCGCGACGAAGCACCGGAACGCGCTGACCGGCGACGAGACGTCGAACGACTCCGAGCCGATCGCCGACCACGCCGCCGGGTTCGCCGCCATGCTCAAGGCCTTCGAGCAGCACGGCCCGTCGTTCGACGAGCACCCGCTCCTCGCCGTCGGCCACCGGGTCGTGCACGGCGGGTCGGAGTTCGACCGCGCAACGATCGTCGACGACGCCGTCGAGGAGGCCATCGAACGCCTCTCCGCCCTCGCACCGCTGCACAACCCCGCGAACCTCGAGGGCATCCGCGCCGCGAAGGAGGCGTTCCCCGACGTGGCCCAGGTCGCGGTCTTCGACACCGCGTTCCACCAGACGCTGACGCCGGCCGCCTACACCTACGCCATCGACGACGAGCTCGCCAAGAAGCACCAGGTGCGCCGCTACGGCTTCCACGGGACGTCGCACAAGTACGTCTCGCAGGCCGCCGCCGACTTCCTGGACACCCCGCTCGCCGAGCTGAAGATGATCGTCCTGCACATCGGAAACGGGGCGTCCGCCACCGCGATCGAGGGCGGCCGCAGCATCGAGACGTCGATGGGCCTGACGCCGCTCGAAGGGCTCGTGATGGGGACGAGGTCTGGAGACGTCGATCCTGCGGTCGTGTTCCACCTGCACCGCGAGGCGGGGCTGTCGTTCGACGAGATCGAGACGATGCTCAACAAGCGGAGCGGACTCCTCGGGCTCACCGGCAACGGCGACATGCGCGACGTGCAGGATGCCGCCTCCCGCGGCGACCAGGTGGCCGAGGCGGCGCTCGCGGTGTATCGCCACCGCATGCGGCACTACGTCGGCGCCTACGCGGCGCAGCTCGGCGGTCTCGACGCGATCGTGTTCACGGCGGGCGTGGGGGAGAACAACGCCCTGCTGCGGCGACGGACTCTGCTCGGGCTGGAGTTCCTCGGGGTCACAATCGACGACGACCGGAACGAGCTCGCCTCCCGCGAGGCCAGGTACATCTCGAAGGAGGGCGCGCCCGTGTCGGTCCTGGTCGTGCCGACCGACGAGGAGCTCGAGATCGCCCGGCAGGCGGCCGAGCTGGTCTGA
- a CDS encoding beta strand repeat-containing protein — protein sequence MPTHRISRRSPSFFSRHLLLRVGAATVVGAVIAASAIVPAQAATGDVSEAEGALLSGSGIVDLDTIAQLRSAYSATTATATQGTVSNPLDVTAVNALGVSLGNGVRLLGTNGLLTLGAAGQYANTTATGSTAASGVIGSDGTIAVGPGTPGSASTLNLTPLLSRVGASAAVASAAQLDIGALASRISATRGSAVGTSSSYAIAGADFAVTSPAIGGLNTSLQTTVNQVGSDLNDLTTNTSALNTVVSGTTGDLTTALNSLGLGVLSLNGTGLTVGLSGLNLGAVTAPVLARTYTSGPVTVTPSTGRIVIDLNTLQALNGQPANTQLLSTPALRSIVSAALQDILVTQLPAALDTAVVQAIGTATVTATLTARVAALGVNVGTLSVVSTTTLGNLLKTTGRAPLSVNARITPLGLGGLTVSSAVLTPALQPVVDGTLAPLLRGVFAPTVTGIPATLAAVTTPVGTTVSALPALLGQLVSITVNAQDSAGFQDDRGTTAGSRSVHALQLSILPGVNAATVDLATSTVNATTVAPLTIATPTADQQFTVATPTATRSITITGAGEPSASVAVDLGAGRTGTAVVGADGTWSTTIPGVGVGSVTASAVQTFGGVASPAVTRTFAVVAQQPLVITAPTANRTFTVVSPTATTAVTVSGTATPGAAIALDLGSGLTGTATADASGAWTTQVAGVGVGSYTISATQTSGGVTSPVATRPFTVVAGAALTVTAPTDGTRIVVPGQTGTTTVTVTGSAQPGATVRADLGGGLTGTTTAAADGSYSIPVAGVGVGDYSVRVTQSVGGSTSAPITRAITVVASAPLVIQAPVPGGQFRVAGPLSTTPVTVSGTAEKGASVTVQLADGVSRTVTADAVSGTWSATFPNLGVADYTATVTQTVAGVTSAPEDRAFSVVAADAVVITAPAAGTTSIVADPSSRRPVTVSGTAEPGASVDVVLDADHTATVTASGTGAWTTTFTGIPVGDYAIQATQTVGGTTSLPVTRPYSIQAGAPVAITAPTPGVDVVVASEGSTATVTVAGTAQPGAAIAIDLGDGLTATTTANASGAWSAQVTEVPIGDRTISVTETVGGTVSLAVTQPLTVAAGAPITIASPVSGKTVTVFGATGTTDVVVSGAAQPGASVRVSLGTGLSATTTASPTGAWSVSIPAVGIGTYSLSATQSINGSSSATAPQPFSVVQGGAIVIQQPADGTGYLVAESGSTRATTTVSGRASDGASVLVDLGGGRTRSTTATGGAWQVDFTDLPVGTYTVNATQTLQAASDDATPTSFSIRAGAPVDITAPVAGMEIRVATPDSAVPVAITGTAQPGADISVAVAGATLSTTTAGADGTWAVRTAGLTEGTYTASVTETIGGTTSTPVTRSFSVAAGAAFTVTAPLDGSVVDVADASGTQTIAVSGAGEIGATVQVALGATTKSTTVGLNGTWSTSFANVGVGPRTFRSVETLNGTTSAPIDRTVTIRAAAPVTVTAPTSTITVAGPAARIDVTVTGTAAPGAPVAIDLGSGLTATATADGTGVWTADFAQLPVGRYTIAASQTVNGTVSVPVTSDFTIVAGDPVVVLSPADGGRVTVADSAARVDLPVSGTAEANADISVDLGGGLTATTTAASDGRWSTTVADVPVGAYTVSVTQQVGGTTSDAVTSRVTVVPGAPLAITDPTADARIPVAAAGLTTDVAVTGTAQPGASIALSIAGAPRGTATADGSGEWTVTVADLGTGSYTASATQTVGGTTSGAVTRPFQVVVGAAVVIDSPSTGAVYPVARDTSTTSVTVTGTAEPRATVVAQLPGGIAATTTAADDGSYSLTLQDVPTGSQTISVKQTVNGTTSPTAATVTVTVRAAAPIVLSAPEPGVDVVVGAAGATATVPVAGTAEPGASVTIDLGGGLTATAQAGPTGSWSTVVEDVPVGDHTISVTQLVGGAPTMPVTQDLTVRVAAPVAIQSPADGSSLPVALIGGTRSVTAAGTAEPDTEVRVALDGGTPVVLRSSGAGAWTTTFTGVGIGDHEVTAREILNDGPTALVDAGFAVATADAATITTPRPDQVVQVAAGQTATVPVTGTGYPGASISVALDADQANARTTTVAGDGSWTTTFTRVPAGSHTAAVTQSVGGVDQAPVDVDFSVVVTADPAAPVVVTSPVRDAVLPDADGDGKVDVPVSGTGEPGSTITVDAGDGHTSTTTVGTGGDWSTTVADVPVGQITVVVTQETDGDTTGSDAVQITAVTIAPVTITAPAAGTPIVVSSPTATADVTVTGTGQPGATIAVDLGDGLTGTAQVGSDGTWSVTVDDVPVGDHTVSVVETSNGATLPAVTRDVTVAVAKPVAITSPRDGSAVTVPTASSTATLPVAGTAEPGVRVTVTLDGATPKTVTTGTDGTWSTSFPAVSPGAHTVEATEALADGATDPVSNDVTVRVATAAVITTPQPGQQFQVTSNTTTPVVVTGTGEPGARVAVTLDGANPRTVTVTAQGGWTTTFTGVGAGRHTVSATESIGGTSQAPTSVGFTVAVTADPAVGPTITSPANGQIIRDTDGDGTFDVPVTGTGEPGSTIRVDLGSGISRTTTVLSDGTWSTTVTSVPDGPRTIVVTQTTGGTTTGSASVQVTGSKAAPIVITSPTPGQVFAGGMTGTSAVPVSGTAEPGATVRLSLDGGAAKTATAAADGSWSILLTAVSRGDHTVTATETVGAATSAPVSTTFTVTGTVTGGALTVTSPRNGALLLDRDGNGSQDVTVTGTGTPGAAISVALDGGRTATATVGTAGTWSVVFPAVALGTHDYTATQVAITGTTTTAPRDFTVSGVAPVTVSSPRPGSVFTTGPEGTMWIPVSGTAEPGATVTVRLDDGRTETVTADARGRWSLRFPAVKPGDHVYVVHETVDGFASAPVSTSFLVLQGPASGTDGGDSGSGGTDGDGNGGTGGNGTGSGAPGNGSGTGTSAGSGIGVTAGGGATPTFVSGGALAFTGSTVLPWMVVGAGLFALGLGMVGASRGLSRIRASRR from the coding sequence ATGCCCACCCACCGGATCAGCCGTCGTTCGCCCTCGTTCTTCAGTCGTCACCTCCTCCTCCGGGTCGGCGCCGCGACGGTCGTCGGGGCCGTGATCGCCGCCTCGGCCATCGTCCCCGCGCAGGCGGCGACGGGCGACGTCAGCGAGGCGGAGGGAGCCCTCCTCTCCGGCTCCGGCATCGTCGACCTCGACACCATCGCCCAGCTGCGGAGCGCCTACTCGGCGACCACCGCGACGGCGACGCAGGGCACCGTGTCGAACCCGCTCGATGTGACGGCGGTGAACGCCCTCGGAGTGAGCCTCGGCAACGGCGTGCGCCTCCTCGGCACCAACGGCCTCCTGACCCTCGGCGCGGCGGGGCAGTACGCGAACACCACCGCCACCGGCTCGACGGCGGCCTCCGGTGTGATCGGCTCCGACGGCACCATCGCCGTCGGCCCCGGCACCCCCGGGAGCGCCTCGACACTCAACCTGACGCCGCTCCTCAGCCGCGTCGGCGCCTCGGCGGCGGTCGCCAGCGCAGCCCAGCTCGACATCGGCGCGCTCGCCTCGCGGATCTCCGCGACCCGCGGGTCCGCGGTCGGCACCTCGTCCTCCTACGCCATCGCCGGGGCCGACTTCGCCGTCACCAGCCCGGCGATCGGCGGGCTCAACACCTCGCTCCAGACGACGGTCAACCAGGTCGGATCCGACCTCAACGACCTGACGACGAACACGTCGGCGCTGAACACCGTGGTGAGCGGGACCACCGGCGACCTCACGACGGCGCTCAACTCGCTCGGCCTCGGAGTCCTGAGCCTGAACGGCACGGGTCTGACGGTCGGCCTCAGCGGCCTGAACCTCGGAGCGGTCACCGCTCCCGTCCTCGCGCGGACCTACACGTCGGGCCCGGTCACGGTCACCCCGTCGACCGGCAGGATCGTGATCGACCTGAACACGCTGCAGGCCCTGAACGGGCAGCCGGCGAACACGCAGCTGCTCTCGACGCCGGCCCTGCGGAGCATCGTCTCCGCAGCCCTCCAGGACATCCTGGTGACGCAGCTCCCGGCCGCCCTCGACACCGCGGTCGTCCAGGCCATCGGCACCGCGACCGTCACGGCGACCCTGACCGCGCGGGTCGCGGCACTCGGCGTCAATGTCGGCACCCTGTCCGTCGTCAGCACGACGACCCTCGGCAACCTCCTCAAGACCACCGGCCGCGCACCCCTGTCGGTCAACGCCCGCATCACGCCGCTCGGCCTCGGCGGCCTGACGGTGAGCTCGGCGGTCCTGACCCCCGCGCTGCAGCCCGTCGTCGACGGCACCCTGGCACCGCTCCTCCGGGGCGTCTTCGCCCCGACCGTCACCGGGATCCCGGCGACGCTCGCGGCCGTCACGACGCCGGTCGGCACGACGGTCTCCGCCCTCCCCGCACTGCTCGGCCAGCTCGTCTCGATCACCGTCAACGCGCAGGACTCCGCCGGCTTCCAGGACGACCGGGGGACCACCGCAGGATCGCGCTCCGTCCACGCGCTGCAGCTGAGCATCCTGCCCGGGGTGAACGCCGCGACGGTCGACCTCGCAACGTCGACCGTCAACGCGACGACCGTCGCACCGCTCACCATCGCCACTCCGACCGCCGACCAGCAGTTCACCGTCGCCACGCCCACCGCGACCAGGTCGATCACGATCACCGGCGCGGGGGAGCCCTCGGCATCCGTCGCCGTCGACCTCGGGGCCGGCCGCACCGGCACGGCCGTCGTCGGCGCCGACGGCACCTGGAGCACGACGATCCCGGGCGTGGGGGTGGGCTCCGTCACCGCTTCGGCGGTCCAGACCTTCGGCGGCGTCGCCTCACCCGCCGTCACCCGGACCTTCGCCGTGGTCGCCCAGCAGCCCCTCGTGATCACCGCACCGACCGCGAACCGCACCTTCACCGTCGTGTCGCCGACGGCGACCACCGCCGTCACCGTGTCCGGCACGGCCACGCCGGGTGCGGCCATCGCGCTCGACCTCGGTTCCGGCCTGACCGGCACGGCGACCGCCGACGCCTCGGGCGCCTGGACGACGCAGGTGGCGGGCGTGGGCGTCGGCAGCTACACGATCTCGGCCACCCAGACCTCCGGCGGCGTGACGTCGCCCGTCGCGACCCGGCCCTTCACCGTCGTCGCGGGGGCGGCGCTCACCGTCACCGCTCCCACCGACGGCACCAGGATCGTCGTCCCCGGCCAGACCGGGACCACCACCGTCACGGTCACGGGCTCCGCCCAGCCGGGCGCCACCGTCAGAGCCGACCTCGGAGGCGGCCTCACCGGCACGACGACGGCCGCCGCCGACGGCAGCTACAGCATCCCCGTCGCGGGCGTCGGCGTCGGCGACTACAGCGTCCGCGTCACGCAGAGCGTCGGAGGCTCGACCTCCGCGCCGATCACCCGCGCCATCACCGTCGTCGCCTCCGCGCCGCTCGTCATCCAGGCCCCTGTGCCGGGCGGCCAGTTCCGCGTCGCCGGTCCTCTCTCCACGACTCCCGTCACCGTGTCCGGCACCGCCGAGAAGGGCGCCTCGGTGACCGTGCAGCTCGCGGACGGCGTCTCGAGGACGGTCACCGCCGACGCGGTCTCCGGCACCTGGAGCGCCACGTTCCCGAACCTCGGGGTGGCGGACTACACCGCGACCGTCACGCAGACCGTCGCCGGAGTGACCTCCGCACCCGAGGACCGCGCCTTCTCGGTGGTGGCCGCCGACGCCGTCGTCATCACCGCCCCGGCCGCCGGCACGACCAGCATCGTCGCCGACCCGAGCTCGAGGCGGCCCGTGACGGTCAGCGGCACGGCCGAGCCAGGCGCTTCCGTCGACGTCGTCCTCGACGCCGACCACACGGCCACCGTCACCGCTTCGGGCACCGGAGCGTGGACGACGACCTTTACGGGCATCCCGGTCGGCGACTACGCCATCCAGGCCACCCAGACGGTCGGCGGCACCACCTCCCTGCCGGTCACGCGCCCCTACTCCATCCAGGCCGGCGCCCCCGTCGCCATCACCGCACCGACCCCCGGCGTCGACGTCGTCGTCGCCTCCGAGGGGAGCACGGCTACAGTCACCGTGGCCGGCACGGCGCAGCCCGGAGCCGCCATCGCCATCGACCTGGGCGACGGTCTCACCGCCACGACGACCGCGAACGCCTCCGGCGCCTGGTCGGCGCAGGTGACAGAGGTGCCGATCGGCGACCGCACCATCAGCGTGACCGAGACCGTCGGCGGCACCGTGTCGCTCGCGGTGACGCAGCCTCTCACCGTCGCTGCGGGAGCCCCGATCACCATCGCGTCGCCGGTCTCCGGCAAGACGGTCACGGTCTTCGGCGCCACCGGCACGACGGACGTCGTCGTCTCCGGTGCCGCTCAGCCCGGCGCCTCGGTCAGGGTCTCCCTCGGCACAGGACTCAGCGCCACCACCACGGCGTCGCCCACCGGCGCGTGGTCCGTCAGCATCCCCGCCGTCGGCATCGGCACCTACAGCCTGAGTGCTACGCAGAGCATCAACGGATCCTCCTCCGCGACGGCTCCCCAGCCCTTCTCGGTCGTCCAGGGCGGCGCCATCGTCATCCAGCAGCCCGCCGACGGCACCGGCTACCTGGTCGCCGAGTCCGGCTCGACCCGAGCGACCACCACCGTCTCGGGGCGCGCGAGCGACGGCGCGAGCGTGCTCGTCGACCTCGGAGGCGGCAGGACGAGGTCGACCACCGCGACGGGCGGCGCCTGGCAGGTCGACTTCACCGACCTCCCGGTGGGCACCTACACCGTGAACGCCACCCAGACGCTCCAGGCGGCCTCCGACGACGCCACCCCGACGTCGTTCAGCATCCGCGCCGGCGCCCCGGTCGACATCACTGCGCCGGTCGCCGGCATGGAGATCAGGGTCGCGACGCCGGACTCCGCCGTCCCCGTCGCGATCACCGGCACCGCCCAGCCGGGGGCCGACATCTCGGTCGCCGTCGCCGGAGCCACCCTCTCCACCACCACCGCCGGCGCCGACGGCACCTGGGCGGTCCGCACCGCGGGTCTCACCGAGGGCACGTACACGGCCTCGGTGACCGAGACGATCGGGGGCACCACGTCCACTCCCGTCACCCGCTCGTTCTCGGTCGCAGCCGGAGCCGCGTTCACGGTGACCGCGCCCCTCGACGGCTCGGTCGTCGACGTGGCCGACGCGTCCGGCACTCAGACGATCGCGGTCAGCGGCGCCGGAGAGATCGGCGCCACCGTGCAGGTGGCGCTCGGCGCCACCACGAAGAGCACGACGGTCGGTCTGAACGGCACCTGGTCGACCTCGTTCGCGAACGTGGGAGTCGGGCCGCGCACCTTCCGGTCCGTCGAGACCCTGAACGGGACGACCTCCGCGCCGATCGACCGCACGGTGACCATCCGCGCTGCGGCACCCGTCACCGTCACCGCCCCGACCTCGACCATCACGGTCGCCGGTCCGGCAGCGAGGATCGACGTCACCGTCACCGGCACCGCGGCTCCCGGGGCCCCGGTCGCGATCGACCTCGGCTCCGGTCTCACCGCTACCGCCACCGCGGACGGCACCGGTGTCTGGACCGCCGACTTCGCCCAGCTCCCGGTCGGGCGGTACACGATCGCCGCTTCGCAGACGGTCAACGGGACCGTCTCGGTCCCTGTCACGTCCGACTTCACCATCGTCGCGGGCGATCCTGTGGTCGTCCTCTCGCCCGCCGACGGCGGTCGCGTGACCGTCGCCGACTCCGCGGCGCGCGTCGACCTGCCGGTCTCGGGCACCGCCGAGGCGAACGCCGACATCAGCGTCGACCTGGGCGGCGGCCTCACGGCGACCACCACGGCCGCCTCCGACGGCCGCTGGTCGACCACGGTCGCCGACGTGCCCGTGGGCGCCTACACCGTCAGCGTCACCCAGCAGGTCGGCGGCACCACGTCCGACGCGGTGACCTCCCGTGTCACCGTGGTCCCCGGCGCTCCGCTGGCGATCACGGACCCGACCGCCGACGCGCGGATCCCCGTGGCAGCCGCCGGTCTCACCACCGACGTGGCCGTCACCGGCACCGCGCAGCCGGGCGCCTCGATCGCCCTCTCGATCGCGGGTGCCCCCCGCGGCACGGCGACCGCCGACGGCTCCGGCGAGTGGACCGTCACCGTCGCCGACCTCGGCACGGGCTCGTACACCGCGAGCGCGACGCAGACCGTCGGCGGCACCACCTCCGGCGCGGTCACGAGGCCGTTCCAGGTCGTGGTCGGTGCAGCCGTCGTCATCGACTCGCCCTCGACGGGCGCCGTCTACCCCGTCGCCCGCGACACCTCGACCACGTCGGTGACCGTCACCGGCACGGCCGAGCCCCGGGCGACCGTGGTGGCCCAGCTCCCGGGCGGCATCGCCGCGACGACCACCGCTGCCGACGACGGCTCCTACTCGCTGACCCTCCAGGACGTCCCGACGGGCTCCCAGACGATCTCCGTGAAGCAGACCGTCAACGGCACCACCTCGCCGACCGCTGCCACCGTCACGGTCACCGTGCGGGCCGCTGCGCCGATCGTCCTCTCCGCGCCCGAGCCCGGCGTCGACGTCGTGGTCGGGGCGGCAGGCGCCACCGCGACCGTCCCGGTCGCCGGCACCGCCGAGCCCGGCGCCTCGGTCACGATCGACCTCGGAGGCGGCCTGACCGCCACCGCCCAGGCCGGACCCACCGGCTCCTGGTCGACCGTGGTCGAGGACGTCCCGGTGGGCGACCACACCATCTCGGTGACCCAGCTCGTCGGCGGTGCCCCCACGATGCCCGTCACGCAGGATCTCACCGTCCGCGTGGCAGCACCGGTCGCGATCCAGTCGCCGGCCGACGGCAGCTCGCTGCCCGTCGCCCTCATCGGCGGCACCCGCTCGGTCACCGCGGCAGGCACTGCGGAGCCGGACACCGAGGTGCGCGTCGCGCTCGACGGCGGCACCCCCGTCGTCCTGCGCTCGTCGGGCGCCGGGGCGTGGACGACGACCTTCACGGGCGTCGGGATCGGCGACCACGAGGTGACCGCCCGCGAGATCCTGAACGACGGTCCGACCGCGCTCGTCGACGCCGGCTTCGCTGTCGCCACAGCCGACGCCGCGACCATCACGACGCCGCGGCCGGATCAGGTGGTCCAGGTGGCCGCCGGTCAGACGGCGACCGTGCCGGTGACCGGAACCGGCTACCCGGGAGCCTCCATCTCGGTGGCCCTCGACGCCGACCAGGCGAACGCGAGGACGACCACGGTCGCCGGCGACGGCTCCTGGACGACGACGTTCACCCGGGTCCCCGCGGGCTCCCACACGGCCGCGGTGACGCAGTCCGTCGGCGGAGTCGACCAGGCTCCGGTCGACGTCGACTTCTCGGTGGTCGTGACCGCTGATCCGGCAGCCCCGGTGGTCGTCACCAGCCCGGTCCGGGACGCGGTCCTCCCCGACGCCGACGGCGACGGGAAGGTCGACGTGCCCGTCTCGGGAACCGGCGAGCCCGGCTCGACGATCACCGTCGACGCCGGTGACGGACACACCAGCACCACGACCGTCGGCACCGGCGGCGACTGGTCGACCACGGTCGCGGACGTCCCGGTCGGCCAGATCACCGTCGTCGTCACCCAGGAGACCGACGGCGACACGACCGGCTCCGACGCGGTGCAGATCACCGCGGTGACCATCGCCCCGGTCACCATCACGGCTCCGGCGGCCGGCACGCCGATCGTCGTCTCGTCGCCCACGGCGACGGCGGACGTGACGGTGACCGGCACCGGCCAGCCCGGCGCGACGATCGCGGTCGACCTCGGCGACGGCCTCACGGGAACGGCGCAGGTCGGCTCCGACGGCACCTGGTCGGTCACGGTCGACGACGTCCCGGTCGGCGACCACACGGTCTCCGTCGTGGAGACGTCGAACGGCGCCACCCTCCCGGCCGTGACCCGCGACGTGACGGTCGCCGTCGCGAAGCCGGTCGCGATCACCAGCCCCCGCGACGGGTCGGCGGTCACCGTGCCCACCGCGTCGTCGACCGCCACCCTCCCGGTCGCCGGGACGGCGGAGCCCGGCGTGCGGGTCACCGTGACCCTCGACGGCGCCACGCCGAAGACGGTCACGACGGGCACCGACGGCACCTGGTCGACCTCGTTCCCGGCCGTCTCGCCCGGCGCGCACACCGTCGAGGCGACCGAGGCGCTCGCCGACGGCGCGACCGATCCCGTCTCGAACGACGTGACGGTCCGGGTCGCGACGGCCGCGGTCATCACGACGCCGCAGCCGGGCCAGCAGTTCCAGGTGACCTCGAACACGACGACCCCCGTCGTCGTGACCGGGACCGGCGAGCCGGGAGCACGCGTCGCCGTGACCCTCGACGGCGCGAACCCCCGCACCGTCACGGTCACCGCGCAGGGCGGCTGGACGACCACCTTCACGGGCGTCGGCGCAGGCCGGCACACGGTCTCGGCGACCGAGAGCATCGGCGGCACCAGCCAGGCGCCCACCAGCGTCGGGTTCACCGTCGCCGTCACGGCCGATCCTGCCGTGGGACCGACGATCACCAGCCCCGCGAATGGCCAGATCATCCGCGACACCGACGGCGACGGCACGTTCGACGTGCCCGTCACCGGCACGGGCGAGCCCGGCTCGACCATCAGGGTCGATCTCGGCTCGGGGATCAGCCGGACCACCACCGTCCTCTCGGACGGCACCTGGTCGACGACCGTGACGTCGGTCCCCGACGGCCCGCGCACCATCGTCGTGACGCAGACCACCGGCGGCACCACCACCGGCTCGGCGTCCGTGCAGGTCACCGGATCGAAGGCGGCGCCCATCGTGATCACCTCGCCCACCCCGGGTCAGGTCTTCGCCGGCGGCATGACCGGGACGTCGGCGGTGCCCGTGTCGGGGACGGCCGAGCCCGGCGCGACCGTGCGGCTGTCGCTCGACGGCGGCGCGGCGAAGACCGCGACCGCTGCGGCCGACGGGAGCTGGAGCATCCTGCTGACCGCCGTCTCGCGAGGCGACCACACGGTCACCGCGACGGAGACCGTCGGGGCAGCGACCTCGGCGCCGGTCTCCACGACCTTCACGGTCACGGGCACCGTCACCGGCGGAGCGCTGACGGTGACGTCGCCGCGGAACGGCGCGCTGCTCCTCGACCGTGACGGCAACGGCTCGCAGGATGTCACGGTGACCGGCACCGGGACGCCGGGAGCCGCGATCTCGGTCGCGCTCGACGGAGGCCGGACGGCCACGGCCACGGTCGGCACGGCGGGCACCTGGAGCGTCGTCTTCCCGGCGGTGGCCCTCGGCACGCACGACTACACCGCCACGCAGGTCGCCATCACCGGCACCACGACGACCGCCCCGCGCGACTTCACGGTCAGCGGTGTGGCCCCGGTCACGGTCTCGTCTCCTCGTCCCGGCTCCGTGTTCACCACGGGCCCGGAGGGGACGATGTGGATCCCGGTGAGCGGCACGGCGGAGCCGGGAGCGACCGTGACCGTCCGCCTCGACGACGGCCGGACCGAGACGGTCACCGCTGACGCCCGCGGCCGCTGGTCGCTGAGGTTCCCCGCGGTGAAGCCCGGCGACCACGTGTACGTCGTGCACGAGACCGTCGACGGCTTCGCCTCGGCGCCCGTGTCGACCTCGTTCCTGGTGCTGCAGGGTCCTGCCTCGGGCACCGACGGCGGCGACAGCGGCAGCGGCGGCACGGACGGCGACGGGAACGGCGGGACCGGCGGGAACGGCACCGGTTCCGGCGCCCCCGGCAACGGGAGCGGGACCGGCACCAGTGCGGGCTCCGGGATCGGCGTCACGGCGGGCGGCGGTGCGACACCGACCTTCGTGTCCGGCGGAGCGCTCGCATTCACAGGCTCGACCGTCCTCCCCTGGATGGTCGTGGGCGCAGGCCTCTTCGCCCTGGGACTCGGGATGGTGGGTGCTTCCCGGGGACTGAGCAGGATCAGGGCGAGCAGGAGGTAG